In Nostoc sp. GT001, a genomic segment contains:
- the glyQ gene encoding glycine--tRNA ligase subunit alpha, with protein sequence MNFQSIISLLNHFWGDRGCLIAQSYDIEKGAGTKNPQTFLRALGPEPWAVAYVEPCRRPTDGRYGENPNRFQHYYQYQVLIKPSPDNIQEIYLDSLRALGIRPEDHDIRFVEDNWEDATVGAWGTGWEVWLDGMEVTQFTYFQQCGGIDCRPVSIEITYGLERLTMYLQQVEAFTKIQWTDNITYGDVFLQSEIEQCTYNFEASNPELLLTLFNLYEQEATQLTERGLVVPSLDYVMKCSHTFNLLDARGVISVTERTRYIGRIRYLARKVAHLYVEQREKLGFPLLKDTVSSTGNPIS encoded by the coding sequence GTGAATTTTCAGTCGATAATAAGTTTACTGAATCATTTCTGGGGCGATCGCGGTTGTCTTATTGCCCAGTCATACGATATTGAGAAGGGGGCTGGTACTAAGAATCCCCAGACTTTTTTAAGAGCATTGGGACCAGAACCCTGGGCTGTTGCTTATGTTGAACCCTGTCGTAGACCTACTGATGGACGCTACGGCGAAAATCCCAACCGCTTTCAACACTATTATCAGTACCAAGTTCTGATTAAGCCATCACCAGATAATATTCAGGAGATTTATCTTGATTCGTTAAGAGCTTTAGGTATTCGTCCTGAAGACCACGATATTAGGTTTGTAGAGGATAACTGGGAAGATGCAACTGTGGGAGCTTGGGGTACTGGGTGGGAAGTATGGTTAGATGGGATGGAAGTTACTCAATTTACCTACTTTCAACAGTGTGGAGGAATTGATTGCCGTCCGGTGTCGATTGAAATTACATACGGGCTAGAGCGGCTGACAATGTATCTCCAGCAAGTAGAAGCATTTACTAAGATTCAGTGGACAGACAACATTACTTATGGCGATGTTTTCCTGCAAAGTGAGATTGAGCAATGCACATACAACTTTGAAGCGTCAAATCCTGAGTTGCTACTGACATTATTTAATTTGTATGAGCAGGAAGCTACCCAATTGACAGAGCGAGGATTGGTAGTGCCTAGCTTAGATTATGTAATGAAGTGTTCACACACATTCAATCTGCTGGATGCTAGAGGTGTGATTTCGGTGACGGAGAGAACTCGCTATATTGGCAGGATTCGGTATTTGGCTAGGAAGGTAGCTCATTTATATGTTGAGCAAAGGGAGAAGTTGGGTTTTCCGTTGCTCAAAGATACTGTGAGTTCAACAGGAAACCCTATATCCTAA
- a CDS encoding ComEC/Rec2 family competence protein, whose amino-acid sequence MIQTSGVIICLGYIFGLLLTAVPWGGVGILVVGIVGAILFRKRTTLQQFAQKPENAGSKNKAVPNIWQSTPHPRIWLAAGLVGLLATLYFQWRMPQPGAKDISQFVPPGNSSNQEQLVIVRGEVASNPRLTRSQRGQFWLETTQLDEVKNDKGSAGVPQGVTGKLYVTVPILQATGLYPSQQIAVTGILYKPKAASNPGGFDFQKFLKQEGTFAGLIGRQINVLDQERKWGWWQIRERIVRSQVRWLGIPEGPLVSAMVLGSKAVDLPYDIRDLFVQAGLAHALAASGFQTSLILSLILQLTRRARKGTQFTLGFLGLIIFLSLTGFQPAILRAVIMGFAALVGLLLKRKVKQFGSLLLAATLLLVFNPLWIWDLGFQLSFLATLGLVVTVPALVNRLAWLPPAIAALIAVPLAATIWTLPVQLFVFGVVPSYSLLLNVVSTPLISIISIGGIISALVGLVWTEAGSLLAGVLHYPTDWLIKLVEFFSKLPGNSVAVGSISTWQLLAIYILIVLVWLVRWWQRRWWFANVIAIGLVFIPLWHSKNTLFRITVLESGTEPIVVVQDRGTVTVINSGDEGTGRFTILPFLQQQGVNQINWAIATDFQGNESNAWFELMQRLPINNFYEYSNQTDNSITNQAIQQELQKHQGIYQTLAVGQAVKTGSIVAQLINDQLPILQLQILDQNWLLIGNVKSKEVQQLVKNGSLPSPQVLWCAPESLKDLVIALQPQVAIASSANFDPKTLSELNQNQTKLFFTGRDGAIQWTPNGQFEAFIESTENKSSVL is encoded by the coding sequence ATGATTCAAACCAGTGGTGTAATTATTTGTCTTGGCTACATTTTTGGGTTGCTGCTTACAGCAGTTCCTTGGGGTGGTGTGGGGATTTTGGTTGTGGGGATTGTGGGAGCAATACTCTTTAGAAAACGCACCACACTACAGCAATTTGCTCAGAAACCGGAAAATGCTGGAAGTAAAAATAAGGCAGTGCCTAATATTTGGCAAAGTACTCCCCATCCTCGAATATGGCTAGCTGCTGGCTTGGTGGGATTATTGGCAACTTTATATTTTCAATGGCGAATGCCACAACCGGGTGCAAAAGATATTAGTCAGTTTGTCCCGCCTGGAAATAGCAGCAATCAAGAACAACTTGTGATTGTACGCGGTGAAGTGGCGAGTAATCCCCGCTTAACTCGCAGTCAGCGAGGACAATTTTGGCTGGAAACGACTCAGTTAGATGAAGTTAAAAATGATAAAGGTTCAGCAGGTGTCCCACAAGGGGTTACAGGCAAATTGTATGTGACAGTCCCCATACTTCAGGCTACTGGGTTATACCCTAGTCAACAAATTGCCGTGACTGGGATTTTGTACAAACCAAAGGCGGCTTCCAACCCTGGCGGTTTCGATTTTCAGAAGTTTCTCAAGCAGGAAGGAACTTTTGCTGGTCTAATTGGGCGACAAATAAATGTTTTAGATCAGGAACGTAAATGGGGATGGTGGCAAATTCGGGAGCGAATTGTGCGCTCGCAAGTTCGTTGGTTGGGTATTCCTGAAGGACCTCTTGTCAGCGCAATGGTTTTAGGTAGCAAAGCTGTTGATTTACCCTACGATATCCGAGACTTATTTGTACAAGCCGGATTAGCTCATGCTTTAGCAGCTTCTGGGTTCCAAACCTCTTTGATTCTGAGTTTAATCTTACAGTTAACGAGACGGGCAAGAAAAGGAACACAATTTACCCTTGGGTTTTTGGGTTTAATCATTTTTCTGAGTTTAACAGGGTTTCAACCTGCGATTCTCAGAGCTGTAATTATGGGTTTTGCGGCATTAGTTGGTCTGCTATTAAAAAGGAAGGTAAAACAGTTTGGCTCGTTACTATTAGCAGCAACTCTGCTATTAGTTTTTAATCCTCTATGGATTTGGGATTTAGGTTTTCAATTGAGTTTTTTAGCAACATTAGGATTAGTTGTAACAGTACCCGCATTAGTCAATCGCCTAGCATGGCTACCACCTGCGATCGCTGCTTTAATTGCTGTTCCCCTAGCTGCAACTATTTGGACTTTACCTGTGCAACTTTTTGTCTTTGGGGTTGTACCATCTTATAGTCTGTTGCTGAATGTGGTTAGTACTCCATTAATTTCGATCATTAGTATAGGTGGAATTATCAGTGCGTTAGTAGGTTTAGTTTGGACTGAAGCAGGAAGCCTCCTAGCCGGGGTGTTACATTATCCTACTGATTGGCTAATTAAACTAGTGGAATTTTTTAGCAAGTTACCTGGAAATTCTGTTGCCGTAGGCAGCATATCTACTTGGCAGCTTTTAGCAATTTATATACTAATTGTATTGGTCTGGCTAGTGCGTTGGTGGCAAAGGCGGTGGTGGTTTGCTAATGTGATTGCGATTGGTTTAGTATTCATCCCACTTTGGCACTCTAAAAATACATTGTTTAGGATAACTGTCTTAGAATCTGGGACAGAACCAATTGTAGTTGTTCAAGATCGAGGTACTGTAACTGTAATTAATAGTGGTGATGAAGGTACAGGACGTTTTACAATTTTACCGTTTTTACAACAGCAGGGTGTAAATCAAATAAATTGGGCGATCGCAACTGATTTTCAAGGCAATGAAAGTAATGCTTGGTTTGAATTAATGCAACGGTTACCAATTAATAATTTTTATGAATATTCCAACCAAACAGATAATTCTATTACAAATCAGGCAATTCAACAGGAACTACAAAAACATCAAGGAATTTATCAAACTTTAGCAGTTGGGCAAGCTGTGAAAACTGGTTCTATAGTAGCCCAGTTAATCAACGACCAATTACCAATTTTACAATTGCAAATTTTAGACCAGAATTGGTTATTAATAGGTAATGTTAAATCTAAAGAGGTACAGCAACTAGTTAAAAATGGAAGTTTGCCTAGTCCACAAGTGCTTTGGTGTGCCCCAGAGTCCTTGAAAGATTTAGTTATTGCTCTGCAACCACAAGTAGCGATCGCTTCTTCTGCCAACTTTGATCCAAAAACTTTATCTGAACTGAATCAAAATCAAACTAAACTGTTCTTTACAGGACGAGATGGGGCTATCCAATGGACTCCTAATGGTCAGTTTGAGGCCTTTATTGAATCAACAGAAAACAAATCATCTGTTTTATAA
- a CDS encoding tetratricopeptide repeat protein — protein MKRNTITHEFDSGSQAEIIPLQESNDHLSEASKLLRQGIQQQQGGELITAMKSLQQSLGLFQAVGDLEKQAQVLSFLGLVTYSAGDYKGAISYSQQCLSLLNNTSDLALQMQALSHLGNAYRHLNDHNKAIEFLEKCLKITQQLQDKRSQVAALNNLGLVYKALGNFTQAIEYQQQSLEIVRELKDNWGEEQVLKNLGNAWYALNNYPKAIAYYEQCVVLSRSLKNVRSASQVLKNLGNACYALSDYTKAIKYYEDRLQLARQIPDKRIEEQSLGNLVVACEALGDYKKAITYHEERLLLARSMKDRRTEEEVLTSLEKAYKALGDYAKAMQYQQRTSSNS, from the coding sequence GTGAAGCGTAATACAATTACCCATGAATTTGACTCTGGTTCACAAGCAGAAATAATACCTCTACAAGAAAGTAATGACCATTTGTCAGAAGCGTCCAAGCTACTAAGGCAAGGAATTCAACAGCAGCAAGGTGGCGAATTAATAACGGCTATGAAGTCTTTACAGCAATCCTTGGGGCTATTTCAGGCAGTTGGCGATTTAGAAAAACAGGCACAGGTACTTTCTTTTTTAGGATTGGTAACTTACAGCGCTGGAGACTACAAAGGTGCTATCTCTTACTCCCAACAGTGTTTGTCTTTGCTTAATAACACCTCAGATTTAGCATTGCAGATGCAAGCACTTTCCCATTTAGGAAATGCATACCGTCATTTGAACGATCATAATAAAGCTATTGAGTTTCTAGAAAAATGTTTGAAAATAACGCAACAGTTGCAAGACAAACGCAGTCAAGTCGCAGCACTCAATAATTTGGGATTGGTGTATAAAGCTTTAGGTAATTTTACACAGGCTATTGAGTATCAACAGCAAAGTCTAGAGATTGTGAGGGAACTCAAAGATAATTGGGGGGAGGAACAGGTACTCAAGAATTTGGGTAATGCTTGGTATGCTTTAAACAATTACCCAAAAGCGATCGCCTATTATGAGCAATGTGTAGTACTATCACGCTCCTTAAAAAATGTTCGCAGTGCTTCTCAAGTGCTAAAAAATCTGGGCAATGCTTGTTATGCTTTAAGTGATTATACCAAAGCCATTAAGTATTATGAAGATCGGTTGCAATTAGCTAGACAAATTCCAGATAAGCGTATCGAGGAACAGTCTTTAGGTAATTTAGTAGTTGCTTGTGAAGCTTTGGGTGACTATAAAAAAGCAATTACATATCATGAAGAACGTTTGCTACTAGCTAGGAGTATGAAAGATCGGCGCACTGAAGAAGAAGTTCTTACCAGTCTGGAAAAAGCTTATAAAGCCTTGGGTGATTATGCCAAAGCTATGCAATATCAGCAGAGAACATCTTCAAATAGCTAA
- a CDS encoding phosphoribosyltransferase family protein encodes MSYTPLFADRTHAGEVLARVIHDVLTQQTIDSGVKPVPIVYALPRGGIPVAAPIARLLDCPLTIVVAKKISHPENPELAIGAVTTSGNVLWTDQKLFRSKYDARWREIALNKAINLAKSLEAQLIPACPQVNAENATLILVDDGIATGMTIAVAANAMRALSPAAVWLCTPVAPQKLLPWLEQWGDRTIVLETPEPFWSVSNFYAEFPQVDTLEVLVYLQQQKTIGGIDLC; translated from the coding sequence ATGTCATATACCCCACTTTTCGCCGATCGTACCCATGCGGGTGAAGTATTGGCGCGAGTAATTCATGATGTTTTGACTCAGCAAACTATTGATTCTGGGGTAAAGCCTGTACCAATTGTTTATGCTTTGCCAAGAGGGGGTATACCAGTAGCAGCACCAATAGCACGTCTTTTAGATTGTCCGTTGACAATCGTTGTGGCAAAAAAGATTAGCCATCCCGAAAACCCAGAGTTAGCAATTGGTGCAGTGACTACTTCTGGAAATGTTCTTTGGACTGATCAAAAGCTATTTCGCTCTAAATATGATGCGCGGTGGCGAGAAATAGCTTTAAATAAAGCGATAAACCTTGCTAAGTCTCTTGAGGCTCAATTAATCCCTGCTTGTCCGCAGGTGAATGCAGAGAATGCTACGCTGATCTTAGTTGATGATGGCATTGCTACAGGTATGACAATAGCGGTAGCAGCAAATGCTATGAGAGCGCTTTCTCCAGCAGCAGTTTGGCTATGTACTCCAGTAGCGCCACAAAAATTGCTACCTTGGTTAGAACAGTGGGGCGATCGCACAATAGTCTTGGAAACACCCGAACCCTTCTGGAGTGTGAGTAATTTTTACGCAGAATTTCCCCAAGTAGATACATTAGAAGTTCTCGTATATCTCCAACAACAAAAAACAATCGGGGGAATTGATTTGTGCTAG
- a CDS encoding uracil-DNA glycosylase yields the protein MSSETQLSLFDDSTFNQRELIPTDAKIPIAPGTYSDITELTQHCDRCHRCPLGDTRIHAVVGRGNPKAPIMVIGEAPGQNEDETGLPFVGRSGQLLEKILASVNLTTEHDVYIANINKCRPPDNRVPTPVEVAACLPYLLEQIRLVDPKIILLTGATAVKGITGDKRGITKIRGQWLEWEGRLCMPIFHPSYLLRNPSKERGAPKWLMWQDIQVVRAKLDEIQNNS from the coding sequence ATGAGCAGCGAAACCCAACTCAGCCTCTTCGACGACTCAACTTTTAATCAACGAGAACTGATTCCTACAGACGCGAAAATTCCGATCGCTCCCGGAACTTATTCTGACATAACGGAGTTGACACAGCATTGCGATCGCTGCCACCGTTGTCCATTAGGAGATACTCGAATTCATGCTGTTGTCGGACGTGGTAATCCCAAAGCACCAATTATGGTTATAGGGGAAGCACCAGGTCAAAATGAAGATGAAACGGGTTTACCATTTGTAGGCAGATCGGGACAATTGCTGGAGAAAATTTTGGCATCAGTGAATCTAACTACTGAGCATGATGTATATATTGCCAATATCAATAAATGTCGCCCCCCAGATAATAGAGTTCCCACTCCTGTAGAGGTGGCGGCTTGTCTACCATACCTACTAGAACAAATTCGCTTAGTTGACCCCAAAATAATTTTGTTAACGGGTGCGACTGCTGTCAAAGGTATCACTGGCGATAAGCGGGGAATTACGAAAATTCGCGGTCAGTGGCTAGAGTGGGAAGGGCGTTTATGTATGCCAATTTTTCATCCTTCTTACTTGCTGCGTAACCCTTCTAAAGAAAGAGGTGCGCCAAAATGGTTGATGTGGCAGGATATCCAGGTAGTACGTGCCAAGTTAGACGAAATTCAAAATAACAGCTAA